Below is a genomic region from Rhododendron vialii isolate Sample 1 chromosome 5a, ASM3025357v1.
ctgcCGAAACAAACAGAAATTTCCACACTTACTTGGATTCACGTAGGTTATCACGGCAGTTCCTCCAAAGTCACAGCTCGTTTGCACCGGGCTCTTCTGATAGTAACTGTTGAAGGCAAACGAGGCATGGCTTTCCAAACTATTCGGATTATAACATCCCCCATCCTCCTGTATCCCTGAACAATCTGCGCCTCCAAGCCCACAAGCATAATCAAGCGCCACCTGAAGTGCACTCTCCGTTGCTCCACTCTTCGCCACACACCAGCTCTGCCCTGAGACAGCCGGAGTTCCTACTGTCACTGGCGTCATGACTGGAACTCCGGTTGTTGGAGCCGGGAAAGAGGTTACCGGGTTAGTTATCGGCTGGACTGTGCTAGGTGTCGTAACGGGATTTGTGATTGGAACTGTAGGGGAGGAGGGGATGGGTACGGGAGTGGGAGTGGGAGTGGGAGTGGAAGTGGAAGTAGGGTTGGGGGTTACAGTGACGGTGACGGGAACGGTGGAGGGAATGGTGACGACTGTTGGAGTGAAGGTGGGGAAATTTGGTGGGTAGATTGTGTCATGTAGAGTTGTTTTATGGTGGAAATGGTCAATGAGTTCTCTGTAGggaattttatcaaacacccgGTTTGCTTCTGTTTTGAGATCTTTCTGctcaatttcttttcttgggAGCACTTCTGCAAACAAAAACCCAGTTAGATGTTCCTCTTAGGGAAAAAATGGGATGCCGTGAAGTGGATTGAATCGCGGTTTcagaatcaaattttgaaaagtggGATGCTAGGTACAGAAATACTGTTCTGTACACGTGGATTCCTCATTATTTTATATATAGAAAGCGGTGCTGCGCAGCGTGCTGTGCACAGTAAATTACTGCCACTCCGGTCTCACTTCAATAATTAGAATTGTTCACTTcttagagctcgtcgagtagaataagtGTTCCAAAAATTAACTTGATCGGAATCCGAACATTATTACTCTTGAAATTATTAAGTATACCTAAAAACAATGGATTTTATCTaatgtttcggatccattcgtttcaaaataataatgttcGGATAAAGCACTTAATTATATCCGATTGAGTTAATTATTGATACACTTGTTCTACTCaatgagctctacgaagtgaacgattccgatcattaaAGCGAGACCGGAGCGGCGACCGCAATTTGCCGTGCACAGCACGGGGCTGCGCAGCAACGCCTTCCACTCTATGCAGAGATCCACAGTGGTATTCGAAACTGTAAGAATTAGAAGAAAaatcaataagtctaggtacactacacTAAAGCACTATATCATCcactatattttttatggggctcattttggatcccacaaaaaatacagaaaaatatccataaattttaaaataatattttagaggGCCCTGTAAAAATTCAGCTCTAACggatatatgtatgtattatttatagatttgtagGAGCGAAAATGTTCAACTGTGCAGTTTCGGACATATGAACctagaaataatatttaccgatatccgctagagccgattttttacagggcctcataaacattattttaaaatttttgaatatttttttgtatttttttgagaatctgagtgggctccacaaaaaatgTAATGAATGGTATAGTGGTTTGGTGCAGTGTATTCAGCATCTCTCAAGAAAAATAGggaaaaacgaaaaaatcaTGCATGATAATTGGTACATCAGATGTGTCCTTCTCGGTCTTCTCAATGCTCGAACATCCACACCAAATAGGAAACTACGTGGACTGAACAAATAACGAGGGGAGCGCATGCTTCAGATGGTTTCGGATGCACTTTTGGGAGaatttgttcacacaaacctgtGTATCTAGAAACAATTACTTTTGAAAACACAAGCACATTATCTAGAAACattttgttcacacaaacctgtGTATCTAGAATTTGTTCACACAAACTGTTTTCGAAAACACAAATACAAACACTTTGCATATATATGCAATGAAAACGTCCAATACGTTAAATACTTGAAACATTTGAATATTCAGTATACGAATTAGTACCGTACCTGAAGAGAAGAATGTGAGAAGAATCAAGAGACAAAAGAAGAGGTACTTTGAAGCTCCTTCGTCAGCCATTATATCTAGACTAGAGTTGCTTCTGCGTCATAGGGAAGACACCCAAATGGATCTTTAatgcaaattatatatagaATGGCTGATTTGAATGATTATGCATATGGAATTGAGAAAGGACCCAGGATTAGAGGGAGAAAGGCGGAGAATATTTAATACTCCATAAAGGTGGAGAAAACTCGGAGTTTTGATCTCGTGGTCAAAACTTGGGACATTGGTTTGTTGTCTCGAAACCTTTCAAGGGCTACGAACTCATTTGGGGTGATCCTTGCTACTGCTTTAATTGGGCTTCTAgttaattaataataaaattggTCTCAAGTTTAGTGATGGTGCGCATAAGCTAGTCTAGATATGAAGCTATCAAAAAAGAATACAAAGGTGGATGAGAAGAAAGAGGGGGCCAGAAAAAGCTAAAAGAATATGGATATGTTGTAGTAAGTGATGATGATGAAAGGTGGGCCGGGTTCTCTATTTTGACATGAAGATGAAGTTTTTGAAGGTGGGATCTTCCTCTCAACAGTGGAAGAATCATCCATTCCATGGTTTACGTACccggcaaaaaagaaaaaaagaatcatCGATCCATGCTTTTTTCCAATTCCTTTTCCTTTTAGACCAGAGACAATTAGAGGAGAAATCGCGTGTAAAGCAAATCTTTTGGAAAGTGGGAACGCACATGCCCATGGATATACATTCTTTAATTTCATCTTAGAAAATCTAGTGtagcttctttctttctctctttttattatatactccGTAATTGAGTGTAGCTGATGCATGAAGATTTGCATGATCCATGTAGCTGAGGGAGTACTGGTAGGGCAAAGCAATGTATTGGCATGGCCGGCACA
It encodes:
- the LOC131327030 gene encoding glucan endo-1,3-beta-glucosidase 4-like → MADEGASKYLFFCLLILLTFFSSEVLPRKEIEQKDLKTEANRVFDKIPYRELIDHFHHKTTLHDTIYPPNFPTFTPTVVTIPSTVPVTVTVTPNPTSTSTPTPTPTPVPIPSSPTVPITNPVTTPSTVQPITNPVTSFPAPTTGVPVMTPVTVGTPAVSGQSWCVAKSGATESALQVALDYACGLGGADCSGIQEDGGCYNPNSLESHASFAFNSYYQKSPVQTSCDFGGTAVITYVNPSTGTCIYQSSLASSSSPMTETTPSPTTTSSPGSIVPGSDSLPSVLNASNPASGSTSVFGDGPPSYPSYNTSTSMAINLQPFVRCIIPVASYIIGKVIFDV